From a region of the Etheostoma cragini isolate CJK2018 chromosome 20, CSU_Ecrag_1.0, whole genome shotgun sequence genome:
- the bub1bb gene encoding mitotic checkpoint serine/threonine-protein kinase BUB1 beta gives MAEGGDVEWELSKENIQPLRRGRAISALHEALSLQQDGLSSAINQQRQAFESELRMFEGDDPLDVWDRYIKWTEQTFPQGGKESNLATLLERAVTRFTEEKKYHDDPRYVELWIKFAEICPEPLDIFRYMQAQGIGVTLASLYIAWSGEYENQGNCRKADLVYQEGFKKCAEPHDKLLQFHKALQARVSRQVMMNVEDDSDDERKQPERVSLAELKHRGKKKAIAPINRTGSAIRSISRGMQSHGAPVLASASNSRLVVFDENKTQSAGPSEPKLEAWAAPPTSRAKENERNPEKWCDVKVPQKSKYGRTVMAPPPPKPTFQPFVEESDQPPTMTPCKINPAVNTVLSARKPRKEETPLKRLQEHHQQQKEAESGKLQEQSMYCKELLLSGATEFCFEELRAERYLKKVTPEVEGQKDQACASASN, from the exons ATGGCAGAAGGAGGAGATGTTGAATGGGAGCTAAGCAAAGAAAACATCCAACCATTGCGACGGGGCAGAGCCATATCAGCATTACATGAGGCGCTCAGTCTACAACAGGATGGACTCAGCTCTGCCATCAACCAGCAGAGACA GGCCTTTGAGTCTGAACTGCGAATGTTTGAGGGAGATGATCCACTTGATGTTTGGGATCG GTATATTAAGTGGACAGAACAAACCTTCCCtcagggaggaaaagagagcaaCCTTGCCACGCTGTTGGAACGAGCTGTGACCAGAttcacagaagaaaagaaataccATGATGACCCTCGCTATGTTGAACTCTGGATCAAATTT GCGGAAATCTGCCCGGAGCCCTTGGACATTTTCAGGTATATGCAAGCACAGGGAATTGGAGTGACACTGGCATCCCTCTACATCGCTTGGTCTGGAGAATATGAGAATCAGGGCAACTGTCGCAAAGCAGACCTGGTCTACCAGGAAGGATTCAAGAAGTGTGCGGAGCCGCATGATAAGCTCCTACAGTTTCACAA GGCTTTGCAGGCACGTGTGTCCCGACAGGTGATGATGAATGTGGAGGACGATAGTGATGATGAGCGCAAACAACCCGAGAGAGTTTCACTAGCTGAGCTCAAACacagagggaagaaaaaggCCATCGCCCCCATCAACAGAACTGGGTCTGCAATCAGAA GTATTTCTAGAGGCATGCAGTCACACGGCGCCCCTGTCCTGGCCAGTGCCTCAAACAGTCGGTTGGTGGTTTTTGATGAGAACAAGACTCAAAGTGCTGGCCCTTCAGAGCCTAAGTTAGAGGCGTGGGCAGCCCCTCCCACTTCCAGGGCAAAGGAGAACGAGCGGAATCCTGAAAAATGGTGTGATGTCAAG GTGCCCCAGAAGTCCAAATATGGACGCACTGTTATGGCGCCACCGCCTCCCAAACCCACCTTCCAACCATTTGTCGAGGAGTCAGACCAGCCTCCAACAAT GACTCCTTGTAAAATCAACCCAGCAGTGAACACCGTTTTATCAGCACGCAAGCCCCGCAAAGAGGAAACTCCTCTAAAGAGACTCCAGGAGCACCATCAGCAACAGAAGGAAGCAGAATCAGGAAAACTACAGGAGCAGAGCATGTACTGCAAAGAGCTGCTGCTCAGTGGCGCCACTGAGTTTTGCTTTGAGGAACTGCGTGCTGAACGCTACTTAAAAAAGGTGACACCAGAGGTCGAAGGTCAAAAGGATCAAGCTTGCGCCAGTGCTTCAAACTAA